In the genome of Aspergillus luchuensis IFO 4308 DNA, chromosome 2, nearly complete sequence, one region contains:
- the MT1 gene encoding sphingolipid C9-methyltransferase 1 (COG:M;~EggNog:ENOG410PFZI;~InterPro:IPR029063;~PFAM:PF02353,PF08241,PF13649,PF13489;~TransMembrane:2 (o58-78i85-103o)): protein MTTKSKDVELSDDIQWIETPAQAPPKFETGESCGIALTNAKSINNPPLPADGPGNESFSNLLLGGAIIGVPGLLTYLLGGGKKTFIFFTLVTVLPVLVAFWTYTSTFSPRTNEKVKLPGRPVEHYITFKRDEDRAKWSGRNKIPMQTFSEMYLDGLVDFNGDVLEILEYRHDWASFAFTWDLFKFIVGTFFVDVLFHTKAQDEEQIRPNYDRGNDHYAWFLGPRMIYTSGIISDPDREETLEELQDNKMAVVCEKIGLKEGETMLDIGCGWGTLAKFASLNYGAKVTGLTIAENQTAWGNDALRKAGISEEQSRIVCMDYRDIPRTKYDKITQLEMGEHVGIRKLTGFFRQCYDMLNDDGCMYVQLSGLRQAWQYEDFIWGLYLNKYIFRGADASTPLWYYVKCLEGAGFEVKGIDTVGVHYSGTLWRWYRNWVGNIEAIKAKYGPRWYRIWELFLAWSVIASRQGSATCYQMVVVKNLNSTHRINGLASQFGLMGALAKSREAGKSRLP, encoded by the exons ATGACGACCAAATCTAAAGATGTCGAGCTGTCCGACGACATTCAATGGATCGAAACTCCCGCCCAAGCTCCTCCCAAGTTCGAAACCGGCGAGAGCTGTGGAATCGCCCTGACCAAT GCCAAAAGCATCAACAATCCTCCCCTGCCAGCAGATGGTCCTGGAAATGAGAGCTTCTCCAACCTCCTGTTGGGCGGCGCCATCATCGGAGTCCCCGGGCTTCTGACCTACCTGCTCGGTGGTGGAAAGAaaaccttcatcttcttcactctcGTAACCGTTCTCCCTGTCCTCGTGGCCTTCTGGACCTACACCTCGACCTTCAGCCCCCGCACCAACGAGAAAGTCAAGCTCCCCGGCCGCCCCGTTGAGCACTACATTACCTTCAAGCGCGACGAAGACCGTGCGAAATGGAGCGGACGCAACAAGATCCCCATGCAGACCTTTTCGGAAATGTACCTGGACGGCCTGGTTGACTTCAATGGCGATGTGCTCGAGATCCTGGAATACCGCCACGACTGGGCCAGCTTCGCCTTCACCTGGGATCTGTTCAAGTTCATCGTCGGcaccttcttcgtcgatgTGCTCTTCCACACCAAGGCCCAGGATGAGGAACAAATCCGTCCCAACTACGACCGGGGTAACGACCACTACGCCTGGTTCCTTGGCCCTCGCATGATCTACACCTCCGGAATCATCTCCGACCCCGATCGTGAAGAAACCCTTGAGGAACTGCAGGATAACAAGATGGCCGTTGTTTGCGAGAAGATCGGCCTCAAGGAAGGCGAGACCATGCTGGACATTGGCTGCGGCTGGGGTACCCTTGCCAAGTTCGCCAGTCTTAACTACGGCGCAAAGGTGACCGGTCTCACCATTGCTGAGAACCAGACTGCCTGGGGTAACGATGCTCTCCGCAAGGCCGGCATCTCCGAGGAACAGAGCCGCATTGTCTGCATGGATTACCGTGACATCCCCCGCACGAAGTACGACAAGATCACTCAGCTGGAAATGGGCGAGCACGTCGGTATTCGCAAGCTTACTGGATTCTTCCGCCAATGCTATGACATGCTTAACGATGATGGATGCATGTATGTGCAGCTTTCGGGTCTGAGACAGGCTTGGCAGTATGAGGATTTCATCTGGGGTCTGTATCTGAACAAGTACATCTTCCGTGGTGCCGACGCTTCCACTCCCCTCTGGTACTACGTGAAGTGCCTTGAAGGAGCTGGCTTCGAAGTCAAGGG TATCGACACCGTCGGCGTCCACTACTCCGGCACCCTTTGGAGATGGTACCGCAACTGGGTCGGCAACATCGAGGCAATCAAGGCCAAGTACGGTCCCAGATGGTACAGG ATCTGGGAACTCTTCCTCGCCTGGTCCGTCATCGCCTCCCGCCAAGGCTCCGCAACCTGCTACCaaatggtggtggtcaagAACCTGAACTCGACGCACCGTATCAACGGATTGGCCAGCCAGTTCGGTCTTATGGGTGCTCTCGCTAAGAGCCGGGAGGCGGGCAAGTCCCGTCTGCCTTAG
- the ATP5 gene encoding F1F0 ATP synthase subunit 5 (BUSCO:EOG09264KDO;~COG:C;~EggNog:ENOG410PNEN;~InterPro:IPR000711,IPR026015,IPR020781;~PFAM:PF00213;~go_component: GO:0016020 - membrane [Evidence IEA];~go_function: GO:0046933 - proton-transporting ATP synthase activity, rotational mechanism [Evidence IEA];~go_process: GO:0015986 - ATP synthesis coupled proton transport [Evidence IEA]) — translation MFSVRVARAGLRATAQQFSVPRTAAVNGLRTYATPAQDVKPPVSLFGVDGTYATALFTASAKSASLDQTSKALASLGQTLKADRKLTTILSAPTLTVADKQQIVQELQKVAGADKGDILKNFLATLAENNRLGLLEGICDKFSTLMGAHRGEIELNITSAQELDTKTVNRLEKAVSKSEFSQGKKLKVVTKVDPELVGGLVVEIGDRTIDLSVSSKIAKLNKALTDAL, via the exons ATGTTCTCCGTTCGCGTCGCCCGTGCCGGCCTCCGTGCCACCGCCCAGCAGTTCTCCGTGCCTCGCACTGCCGCCGTCAACGGTCTGAGGACCTATGCCACCCCGGCCCAGGATGTCAAGCCTCCTGTCTCCCTGTTCGGTGTTGACGGCACCTATGCCACCGCTCTG TTCACTGCCTCTGCCAAGTCCGCCAGCCTCGACCAGACCTCCAAGGCTCTCGCCAGCCTCGGTCAGACCCTCAAGGCCGACCGCAAGCTgaccaccatcctctccgcccCTACCCTCACTGTCGCCGACAAGCAGCAGATCGTCCAGGAGCTGCAGAAGGTTGCCGGTGCCGACAAGGGCGACATCCTCAAGAACTTCCTCGCTACTCTGGCTGAGAACAACCGTCTCGGTCTCCTCGAGGGTATCTGCGACAAGTTCTCCACCCTCATGGGTGCTCACCGTGGTGAGATTGAGCTGAACATCACCAGTGCTCAG GAGCTCGACACCAAGACTGTCAACCGTCTCGAGAAGGCCGTTTCCAAGTCCGAGTTCAGCCAGggcaagaagctcaaggttGTCACCAAG GTCGACCCCGAGCTCGTCGGCGGTCTGGTTGTTGAGATCGGTGACCGCACCATCGACCTCAGCGTTTCCTCCAAGATTGCCAAGCTCAACAAGGCCCTCACCGACGCTTTGTAA
- the MOB1 gene encoding Mob1/phocein family protein (COG:D;~EggNog:ENOG410PK5C;~InterPro:IPR005301,IPR036703;~PFAM:PF03637;~SECRETED:SignalP(1-17)): protein MASFITTMSVPILSVTASSDVGQPAPPSSSSPQPSLPSSPSIISPSVCYGTVQTFPGPFSEPPSYLSPAVRALKYDPAGLTPPSNARTRAPFKPRSAAKGTTSYQLRQFAEATLGSGSLRKAVKLPEGEDLNEWLAVNVVDFYNQINLLYGAITEFCSPQSCPEMKATDEFEYLWQDSENYKRPTKMSAPEYIEHLMSWVQSSIDNEQIFPSRLGVPFPKVFPSLVRQIFKRMYRVYAHIYCHHYPVVVHLGLEPHLNTSFKHYVLFIDEHRLASGKDFWGPLGDLVDSMLRSD, encoded by the exons ATGGCATCCTTCATCACAACCATGTCTGTCCCCATCCTTTCTGTTACTGCTTCGTCCGATGTTGGACAGCCTGCcccgccatcctcatcttctccccaacCTtcgctcccctcctctccgtccatcatctccccttCAGTTTGCTATGGCACCGTCCAAACTTTCCCTGGTCCCTTCTCTGAGCCCCCCTCATATCTATCCCCGGCAGTACGCGCCCTGAAATATGATCCCGCTGGACTGACACCTCCCAGCAACGCTCGGACCCGAGCTCCCTTCAAGCCGCGGTCGGCAGCCAAGGGCACCACTAGCTATCAACTGAGACAGTTCGCAGAAGCAACCCTGGGAAGTGGAAGCTTGCGGAAGGCCGTGAAGCTTCCAGAAGGCGAGGATTTAAACGAGTGGCTTGCAGTTAATG TGGTCGACTTCTACAACCAAATCAACTTGCTCTATGGCGCGATCACAGAATTCTGTTCTCCGCAATCATGTCCGGAAATGAAGGCAACTGATGA ATTCGAATATCTCTGGCAAGATTCGGAAAATTACAAGCGACCGACGAAGATGTCGGCCCCAGAATATATCGAACATCTGATGAGTTGGGTACAAAGCAGTATCGACAACGAACAGATTTTCCCCAGCAGGCTTG GtgtccccttccccaaggtGTTCCCGAGCCTCGTGCGCCAGATCTTTAAGCGGATGTATCGCGTGTATGCGCACATTTACTGCCACCACTACCCGGTTGTGGTCCATCTTGGACTGGAGCCTCATCTAAATACCAGCTTCAAGCATTACGTGCTCTTCATTGACGAGCACCGTCTGGCCAGCGGCAAGGATTTCTGGGGTCCGTTGGGAGATCTTGTGGATAGCATGCTGCGCAGTGACTAG